The region AGACAAAGGCGCGGGCTAGAAATTCCAAAGCACCCAAGACCCATGTGGGAGCTGGCTTGCCTGCGATAGCGGTGGGCCAACAACCAGTAAATACCTGACACGCCGCCATCGCAGGCAAGCCAGCTCCCACATTCCGCCGGCGTCGCTTGGAATTCCGATAAATGGGATCCAATTCACAAAACTCCCGCGAACTTTTCTGTATTCCCCCGCACTAAGCTAACTCGGAAAGCAGTTGATGGCTAAATAATGGCCGCTTGTCACTTCTTTGCCGAATGACTATCAAAACAGTTGCCGCTTGTCGGAATAAAAAGTTTCAACGACAGGCTCAAGCTCTTTTTGATAATTCTTTATTGTTATTAATCAAAGTGTTGCCTAACTAATGTTGGCGAATGTGCAACTGTCCCAGTTTCTTGGGCCGGCGCGAGTTCGATGTTAGTTTGCCGCCCCTTGATTTTCGATGGATCGAACATGTCTTTGTTATTGCCACGGACTCGGTATTTGCTGTGCACTTTCCTGCTCACCTGCTTGAGCCTGAACACTGCCACGGCCGCTCCCACGCCAGGGGATCAGGACTTGATCCGCGACCGGCAAAACCGTCTGCTCGAAGAGCAAAGCCGTCGCCTGCAAGAACTGCAGGACTTGCCCGGCAAAGAGGCCAAGCCCCAGGCACCGGCCACGCCTGCCGACACCCGTTGCTTCCCGATCAAGGACATCGAACTCAAAGGCGCCGACAGCCTGCCCGCCGGCGACCGTACGCTCTTGCTCAAACCCTATGTCGGCCAATGCCTGGGCGTCTCGCAGCTCAATGAACTGCTCAAGGTCATCACCGACTATTACATCGCCAAAGGTCGCGTCACCAGCCGCGCCTACTTGCCGCAACAAGACCTCGGCAGCGGCCACCTGCAAGTGCTGGTGGTCGAGGGCAAACTCGAAGCGTTGCGCAGCGCCGAAGGCAGCACCGTGACCGACCGCGAACTGGCCATGGCGTTTCCCGGCAAGGTTGGTGAGGCGCTGAACCTGCGTGAAGTCGAGCAACTGGTGGACCAGCTCAACCGCCTGCCGTCCAAGCAAGCGCAAATGGAACTGACCCCCGGCAGCCAGGTTGGCGGCAGCGACGTGGTGGTCAAGAACACCCCACAGAAGCCTTGGCGCGCCAGCCTGTCGCGCAATAACGACGGGCAACGCAGCACCGGCGAACAGCAATGGGGCGCGGGCCTGGAGTGGGACAGCCCGCTCGGCCTGGCCGACCAACTGGTGCTGCGCGGCGGCCACGACGCCATCAGCGACCACCAGAAAACCTCGAAAAACACCATGCTCTACTACAACGTGCCGTGGGGCTGGTGGAACTTCACGTACACCTACAGCGAGAGCGATTACCGCGCCCTCGGCCAGACCGACACCTTCAAGTTCAAACAGTCGGGCGACAACCAGAACCACCAACTGCGCGCCGAACGCGTGATCCACCGCGATGACGTCAGCAAGACCTCGGTCAACGTGGGTGTGGCTCACCTGCGCACCAACAACTACGTCAACGACGCCCACCTCGAAGTCAGCAGTAATCGCATCAGCGAACTACAGTTTGGCATCAACCACGGCCGGCGCATCGGCAGTGCTTTCGTCAACGTCGACCTGGGTGTGCAGAACGGCATCGGCGCCTTTGACGCTCAGCGTGACGACCAGCATCGCGATCAGTACGGCAACCTCACGCCTACCCCGGATTACCGCAAATACACCGCCACCGTCAGCTATTTGCAGCCGTTTCGTCTGTGGGGCGAGTCGTTCAGCTTCACCAGCCTGGCCACCGGGCAACGCAGTGAAGACGTGCTGTTCTCGCCGCAACGCATCAGCCTTGGCGGCTCGTCGTCGGTACGCGGTTTCAAGGATCAGCAGCTGTCCGGCGACAGCGGTGGCTACTGGCGCAATGAAGTGCGCTGGGCCCGCCCGGTCACCCTGGAATGGCTGCGCCCGGCCTTCGCCGAATACGGCACCAGCCTCGGTTACGACCAGGGCGTGATCCGCAACGACCGTTACAACGGCGACAACCACGGCCGCGTCTCGAGCAACTCCGTGGAACTGTTCGCCCGTGGCAAATACGTCAGCACCAGCGTGACATTTGCCCACTCGTTAGAAAGACCGGGAGTCGTGACGGAGCGCGAAGCGCCGATCTACTTCCGCATGGATTTCTTCCTGTAATTCAACGCCCAGCTGCAACGAGAATTTGACCATGGATGTTCGCCACTTTGCCTTTTTGGCCCGCCAACCTTCTGCTGCCCTGAAGCGCCGCGACGCGTTCTTCGGCCTGCCCAAGCGCGGCCTGGTGCTGATCCTGGTCAACGCGCTGTTCTGGCAGCCGTTGCTGGCCCAGGCCGAAGGCATTGTGGTGAGCAACCCGGCCACCAGCGTCGGCCAGGCCGGCAACGGCGTGCCGGTGGTGAACATCGCCGCGCCCAATGGCAGTGGCTTGTCCCACAACCAGTTCAAGGACTACAACGTCGGCCCCAACGGCGTGATCCTCAACAACGCCACCGGCGCGGTGCAAAACACCCAGCTCGGCGGCTACATCGTCGGCAACCCGAACCTCAAGGGCGGCGCCGCCAGCGTCATCCTCAACGAAGTCAACGGCGGCAGCCCGAGCCAGTTGCGCGGTTACACCGAAGTGGCGGGGCAGTCGGCCAAAGTCATCGTCGCCAACCCGTACGGCATCACCTGCAGCGGCTGCGGCTTTATCAACACGCCTAACGTGACCCTGACCACCGGTAAACCGGTGCTCGACGCGAGCGGCCAGTTGCAGCGCTACCAGGTTGACGGCGGCGCCGTGACCATCGACGGCCAGGGCCTGAACGCCAGCAACGTCGACCGCTTCGAAATCATCACCCGTACCGCCAAGATCAACGCACAGATCAACGCCCGCGAACTGGCGGTGATCGCCGGGCGCAACGACGTTGATGCAAAAACCCTCAACGCCACCCCGCGCGCCGACGACGGCAGCACCAAACCCGAGCTGGCCATCGACTCCACCGCCCTGGGCGGCATGTACGCCGGCGCGATCAAACTGGTGGGCACCGAAGCCGGTGTGGGCGTGAAGCTCGACGGCACGCTGGCGGCCAGTGGCGGCGATATCCAGCTCGATGCCAATGGGCATTTGAGCATGGCGCAAGCTGCCGCCAGCGGTGCGGTCAACGTCAACGCCGCAAGCCTGGACGCCAAAGGGCCGGTATATGCCGGTACAGCCCTGAACGTGAACACCCAGGGCGATCTCACCAACCGCCAAAGCCTGGCCGCCCGTGACCGCATTGCGCTGTCCGCCGGTGGCACCTTGACCAACGGCGACATCATCGAAGCCGGCGTCAACACCGATAACACCCGCAACGCAGCAGGCGATGTGAGCCTGCGCGGCAAGGCCGTCAACAACACCGGCGCGAGTGTCATCGCCAGCCGCACGTTGAGCGTGGATGCCCAAGCCCTGAATAACCAGGGCGGCACACTGGGCGCCAAACAGCGCACCCAGATAACCGCCGCCTCGGTCGACAACCAGAGCAAAGGTCGCATCCTCAGCAATAATGGCTTGGCTATTACCGCAGATCGCCTGCAGAACACCCAAGGTGGGCTGGTCACCAGCGACGGGCCGCTGACGGCGGTGGTCGGTGAATTGCACAACCAGGGCGGTGAAGTCTCAAGCCTCGACACCGCAGCGCTGACGGTCGCCACCCTCGACAACGTTGCGGGCCTGATCACGGCGGGCAAGGCCTTGAGCCTCAACGTCGGCAGCCTCAACAACCAGGGCGGCCTGGTCACCAGCCAGGGCGTCGTCAACGTGGCCGGTAACAGCCTCGACAACCGCCAGAAAGGCTTGGTCGCCGGTATCGGCGGTGTGCAGGCCAATGTCGTCAATATCGACAACCGCAACGGCGAGCTGTCCAGCCGTTCGGGCGTGCTGGTGACGGCTACACAACTGGATAACAGCGATGGCGGGCTGGTGGTTGCCGGTGGCGGCGCAGCCCTGAATATCGATCAGTTGCTCAACCGCAACCAGGGCCTGATCAGCAGCGAAGGGCTGCTGAGCATCTCGGCGCGCACCCTGGCCAACAACGCCGGTACGCTGTCCAGCGCCGGCCCGCTGACCCTCAGCACCCTTGGCGCGCTGGACAACCGAGGCGGGCGCCTGGTCACCGACGGCAGCCTGATCCTCAACGCCGCCAGCGTCGACAACAGCCAGAACGGCACCCTGAGCGCGCGCCAGGCCCTGTCCCTCGGCACCGCCGACCTGAACAACCAGCAAGGCGGCCAGATCACCAGCGCCGAGGCCCTGACCCTGGACCTCAACCGGGGCGAGTTCAACAACCAGAACGGCCTGATCAACGCACCGCTGTTGATGCTCAACAACCTCAAGAACGTGCATAACCAGGGCGGCGAGATCTCCAGCAGCCAGGCGTTCACACTCACCGCCGACAACCTCGACAACAGCCGCGGCAAATTGCTGAGCAACGCCGCGCTGACCCTGCGCATCGGCCAGGCCCTGGCCAACGTCAAAGGCCTGATTGCCGCCGCCTCGGTCGATGCGCAGGCCACCGACCTCGACAACAGCGGTGGCACGCTCACCAGCCGTGGCGACACCGTACTCAACGTGGCTGGCCGCCTCGCCAACCGCGACCAGGGCCTGCTCAACGCCAGCAACGCCTTGACGCTCAACAGCGCCGAGCTGGACAACCAGAACGGCTCACTGCTGGGCAGCGCGATTGCCCTCGACTTCGGCACTGCCACTGGCGACCTGAACAACACCGGTGGCCTGATCACCACCGCCGGCAACCTGACCATCAACCACCTGCGCGACCTCAGCAACCAGGGCGGCGAACTCTCCAGCGCGCAAACCCTGAACCTCAGCGGTCGCACGTTGAACAACAGCAACGGCAAGCTGATCAGCAATAACCTGCTGGTGCTCAATGCCGAAAACCTGATCAACCAGAATGGCCTGATGTCCGGCTGGCAGGGCCTCACCGTCAGCGGCGCGAACCTCGACAACCGCAACAGCGGCACCTTGTCGAGCCGTTACGGCGACCTCAATGCCACGCTGACCGCCAGCCTGCTCAACAGCGCGGGCGGTGCACTGGTCAGCCAAAAGGCGCTGTACGTCAGCGCCGGCGAATTGGACAACAGCAACAAAGGCGTTCTCTCCAGCGCATCGGGCCAGCGCCTCACCGTGGGCGGTTTGCTGAATAACGCCCAAGGCGGCGTGATCGACAGCGGCGCAGCCCTGACCCTGAATGCGCAAAACCTGGACAACAGCGCCGGCAGCATCAGCGGCGGCACCGCCACCAGCCTCGACCTGTTGGCGACGCTGACCAACACCAATGGCAAGTTGGCCAGCGGCGGCCCGCTGCTGATCAGCCGCGCGGCGCAGATCAACAACCAGGGCGGCCAGATTGCCAGCCAGGGCCTGTTGACCCTGCTGACTGGCGGCCTGGACAACCGCAACCGTGGCACGCTGGCCGCCAACGACCGCTTGAGCCTCACCGCCAGCGGCCTGGTGCAGAACGGCAACGATGGCTTGATCTACAGCCAGAACGCCGACCTCAGCCTCACGGCCAACCGCGTGGACAATGGCAAAGGCACCGTGCAAAGCCAGGGCGGCATGCGCGTCGACGTGGCCGATACGCTGGATAACCAGAGCGGCAAACTGATCGCCCAGGCGGGCGACCTGAGTGTCAACGCAGCCAGCCTCGACAACCGTGGCGGCACCCTCGCCAGCCTCAAGGCCGCACTGCAAACCCAAGTGGTCGGCGTGCTGCGCAACGGTTACGACCTCAACAACAACCGCCAGGGCGGCGTGATGCAGGGGCAAAGCCTCAACCTGCAAGCCGGCAGCGTGGATAACTATGGCGGGCGCATCGCGGCGCAGGGCGGCAACGCGCTGGTCACTACCGGCAATTTCGACAACCGCAACGGCGGGCTCTATGCCAAAGGCCTGATGCGTGTGGTCGGGCATGACTTTGATAACAGCGGCGACAACGACGGCCAGATTGCCGGCCAACACATCGACCTGGACCTGAGCGGGGCGCTCAACAACCGCCTGGGCATCATCGAAAGCGAAACCACCCTCAAGGTGCGCGCCGCCAGCCTCGATAACCAGACCGGGCGCCTGCGTGCGCTGGGCACGGCGGGCACCACCGAATTTGCCATCGGCGGCTTGTTCGACAACCGCAACGGTGTGGTGGAAACCGCCAACAACGACCTGACCCTCAACGCCGGCAGCTTCCAGAACCTGGGCGGCAATGTACTGCACGTGGGCACCGGCAATTTCGGCATTGCACCCGCCAACCTCAACGACGTGGGCGGCAGCCTGGTCACCCGTGGCGACTTGACCATCACCCAGGGCAACTGGACCAACAGCAGTGTGATCCAGGCCGGGCAACTCACGGTCAATGTCGACAGCCTCGACCAGACCGCCACCGGCCAATTGCTCGGCGCCCGACGCTTTGTCGGCAATGGCGCCAACTGGACCACCCATGGCCTGATTGCCAGCGACGGCACACTCGACCTGACCTTGAGCGGCGCATTGAACAGTACCGGGCGCATCAGCAGCCTGGGCAACCTCAACCTCAGCGCGGCCCAAGCCACCCTCAGCGACACGGCAAGCATTGCCGGCGGCGGCGTCACCACCGCCAACATCGGCGGCACGCTCAACAACCGCGGGCGCATCACCGCCGCCACCGACCTGTTGCTCAACGCGGGCACGCTCAACAACTACGCGACCCTGGGCAGTGGCCAACGACTGGTCGCCACCACCGGCGCCTTGCTCAACGACCACGGCCTGATCTTCAGCGGCGGCGACATGAGCCTGCGTGTCGATGCGCTGAACAACAGCTACGCCGACCTCTACAGCATGGGCAACCTGAGCGTCGACCGCGACGGCAAGGGCGGCCTGGCCAGCAGCATCCTCAACAGTTCGTCGACGATCCAGAGTGACGGCAACCTCAGCCTGTCCGCCAATTCGATCAAAAATGAACGGGCGGTACTCACCGTCAACGACGCAGGTGTCTACACCGCCTCCGCCACCCTAGGCACGTGCATCGAGTACGTCAACGCCGGTGACTGCCACGCCGGTGGCACACCGCGCAACTACGTGTGGGAACTGGTGACCCGCGACAAACTGGAAGTGACCGCCGCCAGCGCCGGTTCGAGCATCACCTCGGGCGGTAACATGACCCTGGCGGGCGGCGACCTGCTCAACAGCAGCAGCTCGATTGCGGCCGGTGGCAACTTCACCGCGCGCCTGAACAACCTGGTCAACACCGGCATCGAAACCGGCGAAACCGAGACCTACCGGCTCTTTACCTCCGCCCGCACCAAACACCCGGAAGGCTGGTTCAGCGCCGCCGCTGCACTCACCAACAAATACTGGTACCAAAGCGCCGGCTACAACCCCAATGACCTCGGCGGCCTGGAAGCCACCGTGGCCAACTTCGTCGGCCTGATGGAGAAAGAGAACACCCAGTTCGGCAAAGTCACCAAAATCGCCAGTGACGACCAACGTTACGCTGCGGTGATTCAGGCCGCCGGCGCGGTAGACGTCAAGGCGCAAGCCGGTATCGACAACAGCGTGGTGCGCCTGGGCTACAACTACATCGGTGCGGGCGCCAAAACCACTACCGGCGCCACCGGTGCCAGTGGCGCAGCCGGTTACTCGACCCGGGTCACCCTCAACCAGCAACTGCCGCCTGACCTCGCCCAACAGCAGATCAACCCGTTGAGCCTGCCCGGCTTCACCTTGCCTACTGGCCAAGGCGGGCTGTTCCGCCTCAGTGGCGAAAGCGCCAGCGCGCCGGCCACTACTGGCCCGCAAGGCTGGACCCTGGGCGGCGGCAGCGTCGACCGCACGCCGGTGACCGGCCCGGTCGTACCCGGCAGCGGCACCTCGGCCGACGGCGTGGTGATCAACCGCGTGCAAGGCCTGCCAGACAGCCAGTTCGTCTCCAACCCACAGAAATACCTGATCGAAACCAACCCGCTGCTGACCAACCTCAGCCAGTTTTTAAGCTCTGATTACATGCTGTCCAAACTGGGCTTCGACCCGGACCAGGCACAAAAGCGCCTGGGTGACGGCCTGTATGAACAGCGCCTGATCCAGCAAGCGGTCATCGCCCGTACCGGCCAGCGCTTCATTGATGGCCAGACCAGCGACGCCTCGACGTTCAAGTACCTGATGGACAACGCCATCGGCACCAAGCAGGCACTTAACCTGGCCGTAGGCGTGAGCCTCACCGCTGAGCAAGTCGCGGCCCTGACCCACGACATCGTGTGGATGGAAAACGCCACCGTCGCCGGCCAGCAAGTGCTGGTGCCCGTGCTGTACCTGGCCCAGGCCAACAACCGCCTGGCGCCCAACGGCGCACTCATCACCGGCAGCGACCTTAACCTGGTCAGCGGCACCGACCTCAACAACGTCGGCACCCTGCGCGCCACCAACAACCTGGCGGCCAGCGCCGGGCGCAACATGGTCAACAGCGGCCTCGTGCAAGCGGGCAACCGCCTCGACCTGCTCGCCGGCAACAACCTCACCAACCGCGCCGGCGGCATCATCGCCGGGCGCGACGTCAGCGTCAGCGCAGTGAATGGCGATGTGCTCAACGAACGCACCGTCACCAGCCACCAAAGCAGCAGCGGCTACCGCACCGAACGCACCGACTTCGTCGACAACGCCGCCCGCATCGAAGCCGCCAACACCCTCACCCTGCAAGCCGGGCGCGACGTCAACAGCACCGGCGGCGCCTTCAAAAGCGGCGCCGACCTGGGCGTTCAAGCCGGGCGCGATGTGAACCTGGCCACCGCCGAACAGCGCAATGCCAACACCGTCAGCACCTACATGCGCAGCAGCAGCGCAAACCAGTACGGCACCGTGATCGAAGCCGGGCGCGACTTCCAGGTGGTGGCTGCGCGGGATATCAGCGCCATCGGCAGCCAGCTCAATGCCACGCGTGATCTGGCGCTGGTGGCCAAGGGCAATGTGAACCTGGCGTCGGCGGCGAATGAACAGCATTCGGCGTTTAATTCCAAGAAGGTCACCAGCCAGGAAGACCACGTCCAGCAAGTGGGCACATCGTTGGTGGCCGGTGAGAACCTCTCCCTGAGTGCCGGCAACGACCTCGTCGTCAGCGCCAGCCGTGCGAGTGCCGGCAAGGAAGCCTACCTGTACGCAGGCAATGACCTGGCGCTGAACGCCGCGCAAGACAGCGACTACAGCTATTACCGCAAAACCAAAACCAGCAAAGGGTTGCTGTCCAGCAGCCAGAAAACGCGCATCGACAGCAGTAACCAGATCAGCCAGCAGGGCTCTTCCATCAGCGCTGATACCGTGGTCGTGCGTGCTGGCCGTGACATCGGCACTACCGCCAGCGACGTGGTTTCCACCAACGCCACCAGCCTGATTGCCGGTCGCAATGTGGTGATTGATGGGGCAACGGAAACCTTTGAACAAAGCCATTCGTCCTCGACCAAAAAATCGGGCTTGATGAGCAGCGGCGGCATCGGCGTGACGTTGGGCTCAAGCAGCAACCAGAACACCTTCACCAGCAGCACCGAAACCACCCGGGCCAGCAACATCGGCAGTGTGCTGGGCAGCGTGGATATTCAGGCTGGCAAAGACCTGACCATTCGCGGCTCTGACGTGGTTGCCGGTAAGGACATCAGCCTGGTTGGGCAAAATGTCAGCATCCTGGCTTCCGAGAACAACAACCGCAGCGAGCAGACCTCCAAGAGCAAAACCAGTGGTTTGACCCTGGCGTTGTCCGGCACCGTGGGTAGCGCGGTTGACGCCGCTTACCGGACTGCCAAGCAAGCCAAGAACGAGGACGACAGCCGTCTCTCGGCGCTGCAAGGTGTGAAGGCAGGTTTGACGGGCGTGCAAGCGTGGCAAGCGGCGCAGAAAGATGGCGGTATGAACAGCGGGAATGCTTCGCAGTTTGTGGGGATCAGCCTCTCCCTGGGTTCGCAAAAATCCGATTCCAAACAGACCCAGGAGCAGACACTCAGCCAGGGCAGCAGCCTGACGGCCGGCAACAACCTCACCATCGTGGCGGACGGCAACGGCACGCCTGGGGCCGCAGGTGATATCCATGTACAAGGCAGCAAGCTGCAGGCCGGCAACGAAATGCAACTGGCGGCGGAGCGCGATATTCGCCTGGAAGCTGCGGCGAATAATCAAAAACTGGATGGCAAAAACAACAGCAGTGGCGGTGCGATTGGCATCAGCTTGGGGGTGGGCTCAGATGAAAGTGGCCTGAGCATTTTCGCCAATGCAAACAAGGGCACTGGTAAAGAGAAGGGCACCGGCACCACCTGGACGGAAACGACCCTGGACGCAGGCAAACAGGTCAGCCTGATCAGCGGCCGAGACACCGCCCTGAAGGGCGCGCAGGTCAGCGCAGACAAAATTACCGCTACTGTGGGGCGTGACCTTACGCTGCAAAGTCTGCAAGACACCGATAACTACAAGTCCAAGCAGACGGACGTAAGTGGGGGCGTCAGCTTCGCCATCATCGGCACCGGTGGCAGTGCAAACCTGAGCATCAGTAAAAGCAAGATCGACTCCAAATACCAGAGTGTGCAGGAGCAAACCGGCCTGTTCGGCGGTAAGGGCGGCTACCAGATTGACGTAGGCAACCACACGCAACTCGATGGTAGCGTGATCGGCAGCACAGCCACGCCGGACAAAAACCGCCTGAGCACCGGCACGCTGGGATGGAGCGTTTTAAAGAACAAGGCTGAGTACACAAGCCAGTTGCAGAGCGCCAGTGTGAGCAGCGGTAGCGGTAGCGGTAGCGGCAGCGATGGCGCCAATGCGTTCATCAGCAATATGCCCTCCGGCAGCTTGATCGCATTCAATCACGGCGACAGTGACAGCGGCACCACCTCATCGGCCATTTCCAACGGTACCCTCGACATCCGCGACCCTGCCAAACAGCAGCAGGACGTTGCAACGCTGAGCCACGATGTTGAACACGCCAACGGCAGCATCAGCCCCATCTTTGATAAGGAAAAAGAGCAGAAGCGCCTGCGCCAGGTGCAGTTGATTGCGGATATTGGTACTCAGGCAGTAGACATCGTTCGAACCCAAGGCCAGATCGATGCTGATAAAGAGGCGCGTGCTGAACTTGATAAGCGTGGCATCAAGGACCCTGGAAAAGATGCCAAAAAAGAGGACGTCGATGCCTACAAGAAACAACTGATTGCCACTGACGCTTATCAACGGATCATGGCGGACTACGGGGTCGGCGGCAATTACCCACGTGTAGCGCAGGCGGTGACAGCAGCGTTGCAAGGGTTGGTGGGCGGCGATATCGGTTCCGCCATTGCGGGCGCGTCGGCGCCGTACATGGCGCAAGTCATTAGGAAAACCACCGGAGACAACGCTGTACTCAACACCATGGCGCATGCCGTATTGGGTGCAGTGGTGGCGCAGGCGCAAGGCAACTCTGCGGGGGCGGGGGCTGCGGGAGCTGCGACGGGTGAATTCATCGCCCATCAGTTGTATCCGGGCAAGAATACAATCGAGTTGACGGAGGAGGAGAGAGAGACGGTTGTTGCACTTTCGGGTCTAGCAGCAGGGTTGGCTGGGGGGATTGCTGGTGGTGATCTGGGCGGTGCGGTTACTGGGGCAAAGGCGGGAAGCAATGCGGTGGAGAACAACTCCCTCAGTGATATTGCAGAAGCATTAGCCGCACATAAGACACTTGAGCAGCAGGCTGAAGACCGCGTCAAAGCAGAAAACCAACACTACAAGGAGCAAAACTGCGCTGGCATGAGTGAGCAAGCGTGCTCGGTCAAGATGTATACTCAGCGGCGTGAAGAGCTCAAAGGTGCCCTGTCAGAAGGCGCAAATTTTGTACCAGTTATCGGCACAGTTAAAAGCGTAGCGGAGGCTGAGAGTGCACTTGATTACCTTGAGGTAGCAGCATCTCTTATTCCAGGTGAACGGATTATTTCCGGCACCTTGAAAATGGCACGCAAAGCTCTGAACAGGGGCGATATCAGCGAAGCATCGAAGCTGATTAGCAGCGCCAGTAATGAGATTCAGGGTGCAAAGGCGCCATACACCTCGATTTCCTCGCCGGATGCTGAGGCTGGCATGCCGTATGCCCACCCGGTAAAGGAGGCTGGTGAAAAAGGAACAGAGCAAGTTTTACGGGAAGTCGAGATTAGTTCTGGTGGTAAAGGTGCATGGAATAAAGAGCTGAATAATCCTGTGCCGAATACCGTATATAAAGTCGATGGGAATAAAACCTTCCAAACAGATGGCTTGGGCCGCGTTGAAAAAGTCGAGTCAAATCTTTCATTGACTAAAAATGATCGGAATACATATCAGCAATGTGTGGCAGGAAAGTGCGGTGTCACTGGGGACGAGGGTGGGCACTTGATTGCTAGTATATTCAACGGACCTGGGGAGAGATTGAACCTCCTTCCCATGAATGGAAACTTGAATAAAGGTACTTGGAAAACTATGGAGAATACATGGGCGTCCGCACTTAAGGAGGGCAAACAGGTTAGCGTGAAGATTGAGCCTGTGTATTCTGGTAAAAGTGTTCGGCCAGATAGCTTTAATGTGGAGTATTCAATAGGCGGTGCTCGTCCAAAAGAGATTGTATTTAAAAACTCACCGGGTGGAAATTGATGCGTAGTGATGATGATATCTACAATGACATTGGGAGTATTTTATTTCAGATTGCTCCCGATGGAGCATGTAAAATTATAATGCGTGCACAGCTATCCCAAGAGCTAGATAGCTGTGAGTATGAGTATGACTACATTGATAAACAAGGTAACGTTGCCTGGTTCACGGCAGGCGGGCGAGCCAATACAGATATTTTAGCTCTTTTAACAGAGCTGCGTAGTTGGTATGTTGAGAATAAACTTACAGGAGGGCTGCCAGCGTGGAGTGGCTGTGAGGTGACCTTGGATTTAGTTGAAGTTAAAATTAGTATAGACTTTGTTTATCCTTGATAATTAAGCGGCAAGTTTGAAGGGAAATAGGGGGCAGACCCTGAGGGATCCCCAAAAATTTACCCTAAGCTCTGCGCTTGATGGCACACCTCATTAAAAGAATAGTGGTCTGACCCCTATTTTCTTAATTAAAACTACTGCCAAAGGCTAAACAATGATTATGCGTTTAGAAATGGTTGAGAAAGGACTTGTAGAGAAATAGGGAAATAGGGGTCAGACCACGGTTTTGTTTTTTAGAGTTAAGCAGAGTTGCTCTTTAAAAATGTGATTTATTTTTTGTAATTATTCCAATCTGTTGGCCTGTTGAAGGGCGGCTAAGCTGTAAGCTCTTATCCAGTTAGGGGTTTATATGGCTCGCCGTCCTAGGGTTTTACTGCCGGATATCCCGTTGCATATTATTCAGCGGGGAAACAATCGGTATGCGTGTTTTTATTCAGATGAAGACTATATTTTTTACATTGATACATTAGCCGTGCTTGCTGAATTGTATGGCTGTAAAGTTCACGCATTGTGCTTGATGACAAATCATGTTCATTTGTTGTTGACTCCCAGCTGCTGCGCA is a window of Pseudomonas antarctica DNA encoding:
- a CDS encoding ShlB/FhaC/HecB family hemolysin secretion/activation protein; this encodes MSLLLPRTRYLLCTFLLTCLSLNTATAAPTPGDQDLIRDRQNRLLEEQSRRLQELQDLPGKEAKPQAPATPADTRCFPIKDIELKGADSLPAGDRTLLLKPYVGQCLGVSQLNELLKVITDYYIAKGRVTSRAYLPQQDLGSGHLQVLVVEGKLEALRSAEGSTVTDRELAMAFPGKVGEALNLREVEQLVDQLNRLPSKQAQMELTPGSQVGGSDVVVKNTPQKPWRASLSRNNDGQRSTGEQQWGAGLEWDSPLGLADQLVLRGGHDAISDHQKTSKNTMLYYNVPWGWWNFTYTYSESDYRALGQTDTFKFKQSGDNQNHQLRAERVIHRDDVSKTSVNVGVAHLRTNNYVNDAHLEVSSNRISELQFGINHGRRIGSAFVNVDLGVQNGIGAFDAQRDDQHRDQYGNLTPTPDYRKYTATVSYLQPFRLWGESFSFTSLATGQRSEDVLFSPQRISLGGSSSVRGFKDQQLSGDSGGYWRNEVRWARPVTLEWLRPAFAEYGTSLGYDQGVIRNDRYNGDNHGRVSSNSVELFARGKYVSTSVTFAHSLERPGVVTEREAPIYFRMDFFL